The genomic segment GGTTGAAGCCAACGACAAAAAGAACATTATTTTCCTCTGCAAGTCGTTGTAATTCCTGAACTTCCGCTAGATTTTCTGACACAGGTTTATCCATTAATACTGGAACTCCTGCTGTTAAATAGCGTTTTGCTAGTCCAAAATGCTGACTTGTTGCTGCATGGATAATGAGCAAATCCAATGTTTCGAGTGAAGCTAAATCTTCTGTAGCGTACTCAAACTTGTATTGTTGACGTACTTTTTCAGCTTTTTCCCATTCACGAGAATACAAAACAAAGCGATGTTCAGCCTGCATTTTTGCATAAACTGGTAAATAAGCTTTACTTGCAATATTTGATGTTGCTCCGATTACTCCGATAATCATTTTTTAGATGTGAGTCCCAATATGAAAATTGCCACTGGTACTTTATAATCACCACTCCTGCCAGATTGGACAAGAAAGCTAGAACTCAATTCCTTTCATTTTAAGATGTGAAGATTGCTCGTCCAAAAGTGTAGTAATTTAGGAAAATGTAGTTCTGTACGAAGCACAGATTCCATTTTATCTAATCACCTAGCTTTTAGCACCCCGAAATCAGTTGTAAGATGTGAGAGGCGCTCGTTCTGAAATTATGAAAATTAGAAAATTTCAGGTTCGTGCGAAAGCACGGTTCTAGAATTTGTCTATTTTCACTAATTTCAAGCGCCCAGAACTCAGCTGTAAGATGTGAGTTCGACTGTTTTGAAAAGTTAAAAAATAGGAAATCTAGAGGTTCTGTCGCAGACAAGTTCCCAGCTTTATCTTTTTTCACACCTTTCAAAAAGGGTTAGTTAATTTATCTCTTTTCTGTCCCTAGAATAAATGACGATGACCATTCCCTGATCAAGTGATACGGTCATTTTATTGCTGATGAATTCATTGCTTGCATAAATTTGACTAAAATTTTCTTCGGCTTTCAAAGGATATTTTGCCCCTTCAATCGCAAGCGTATCCGCACTTTCTACTTGCATAAAACCAATGTAGCGATAAGGTTCAATCTGATATAAAATATGGCGCCCAGGTAATAAATAACGTACTAAATTTTGTTGATCAATTACTGTTATTTTTTCAGCTAAAGTCTGATACTGAGGTCGCGTTGGCAAAAAAACATTGGTCAATAAATGATCCAAACGTCCGCCAAGACTGCCAATAATTGTAAGTTCTGCCTCTGGAAATTTTTCCAATACCCAATCTAAAGCAACTTCTAAATCAGTTTTATCTTTTTGGACAGGCAATTTGACAATTTCTTTACTGCTGACAGAAATTTTTTCAAATTCGTCAGCACTGACAGAATCAAAATCTCCCACTGCAAGATCAGGCTCTTGTCCATTTTCTATCAAAAACAAACTTCCACGGTCTACACCGATTTTTCTGTCAAAACTTTCATTAGGAAGAACTTCGGCTAGACCTGCGACAATCAAAATTTTCATCGATTATCACCCGCCCCTGAAATTTTCCCTCGCTCAAGCCGACTTTCAAGCTTACTCAAATTTGTCCCAGCTATATTTGTTAATGACAGTCCTAAGTACCTAGCAGTAGTTGCGACATACCATAGGACATCTCCTAGCTCTTTACTCAGAGCAAGCTTATCTTCTTCTCTTATTAGGCCTTCTTGGTCACGAATTATTTTTTTTACTTTGTCAGCAACTTCTCCAGACTCCCCTGACAACCCTAAAACTTTATCCAAAAAAGCAAAATCAATTTTATCTATATTTCGGATATCTCCGTTCATGTCAAACTTCACAATTGCTTCTTGATATTCATTTAAGTCCATAAATTCTCCGCTCTAATCCTCTTTCTCAATTATAGCATATCATCAAAAATATAAAACTTGCCGTATCTTTTTACGACAAGTTTGTAAATTAATTTTTGATAATTTTTCTATAAAATTCAAAAGTTGCTAAAGTTGTGAGAAGACTTAGTCCAACAAAACTAAGTGTTCTTCCTGATGTATCATTTGTTTTTGGAAGTTCTGCTTTTTCTTTCGATTTTTGTTCATTATTTGTCGAATGAGTCGACGAAATTACCATTTCTGTTGAGCTTGGAGCAGGTTTTGATGGTGCTGTTGTTGAGCTTGGAGGAGTTGGTTTGGGGCTAGACGGAGTTGGAGCTACTATCCAGTTAACAAAAACATCTGCTGTTGCACTTTCACCGTCATCATCTATAAAATTCACTGTTTCTGAAGCATTGCTTGTGAAAACTTTTGTAAAGACTTTGTTGCTACTATCTGTCGCTGTCCAACCCGCAGCACGACTTTTGATGGTAATCGCTTTATTGGCTCTCAAAGTCGCTGTAACGGCTTTTTCTGTTTTTGTTGTCGTTGAGTAAGTAATACTTGCAATCAAAGGAGCAGGAATTTCTCCAGAAACGACTTTTTCTGCAATATCAATCTTCCCTGCTGTATCATAAGAGGGTAATTCTGTAAAGAAAGTATCCATTGGGTTTGTTGCAAAGCTTAAAGTTGCACCATTACTCTCATCCATCACCAATGCAGCACTAGTATCCACCTTCATACTATTATCAAAACTTAAATTCATTGTATTTGCAGTTTTAGGTGAATAATCAATAAAAGCCCCTGCTCCAGTAGCCGTGACTCCACTCAAATCAACATCACTCACAGCTTTGAGATTCATCGTTGCCTGTGAATTTTGAGCAGCGCTCATATCAAGCATGACATTTGATAAAGTTAAATCGTCAGTCGAGATAACATTCAGCACAGGCAGAGCTGTTGCACTACCTTCTGAAACAAGCTTCACATTGGAAATCGTGATTTTATTTGGAGAAATAGCTCCATACGAATTATTGGCATAAGAGTCGTCCACCAACAAACCGTAATTATTTGGTGCAACCTTAATCGTTTTTCCTTTACCATCAAAATCTTTTGTTAATTGGATTCCTGAACCGCGTCCTCCGATTTGATAAGTACCAGAAATTTCTATATTTTGTACTGACGGATTATCAATAGCTGCTACGAGTTGCTCCTCATTTGAAACTACCACGGGTGAACTTGCATCAGCAAAAGCTGTCAGCACTGACAGGTGACTAAAATTCGTCAAAACAATGTTTCCAAGTAGAATAACTGAAATTATTATTAAGAATTGTAAAATCCTTTTTCTCATAAAATACCCCTTTTCTAATTTTACTTTCATATCATAACACAAGCTTATATACTGCTTCAATAGCATAACACCTCATATTTATAGCATTTTCAAAACTTAATGCTTTCATTATTTTTTCATAATATTATTTTTTCATAATATTAAATAAAATCGAGAATCAAATGATACAAAATTTAGAATTTATTCATAATTGACCCCAAACTAAAAAATGCTCTCCAATATTGGAGAACATTTTTAATTTTTTTAAATGTTTGGATTTTATTTTTAACTTGAACTCACCATCTGATTTAGGTCAGTTTCTGACTATAGATATCCGCCAAAATTCCAAGCAGCATTTGCTTATATTCAAAATCATCCACAAGCACCCCTCGCAAACACCCCTGTTCGTAGTAAAGATCACAGAGCTGACCAAACAGCCGATGATATTGCACGGCTTCATTAGGAACACCTCGCATATTTTCACTCGCCAAGTTGACAAATAAAATCAGCATACTTTCTTCGTCAAGATGCTCTGGCTTAATCCAATAATTTGCGTAAGCAGAAATCACAAATTCAGCAATAAAATCTGATATAAACTGTGGTTCAAAGTAATCATATTTATAAAGCTCATGCGTCACCACCGCACGCTCCGCCATTCGTTCAGCCAATTGGCGTGTCGCCAAATCCACCATTGGTTCATATTCAGAATCCGCCTGTTTCAAGCGAAAATCATCTTCATTTTCCATGATTTTATTATACCAAGATGTGAGTACGATTGCCAAGAAATGCAGCGAAATGGGGATAGAGTGAATGAATGGATAGCAGAGTACCTTTTTTCACTCATTTCTAATCATAAGAAATTGATGATTAAGATGTCAGTAACATCAGAAATTCACTGTAATGGTTGACACTAATAACTTCAAAAAGCTATCATGGTCTCAATTTCATCTTAATCGTGTATGCCGCCCCTAGCATTCCTGCATCATTTTGCAGACCAGCGGGTTTGATTTCGGTCAGCAGACCTTGATTTTTTATCCGACTTAGGCCGAAATGTCGCTCAATCAGCTCAGACCATTTCGCTTGAAGCGCTCTTATGAAGTAATCATTCGCCGAGATGCCGCCGCCGATCAAGATGACTTCTGGGTCGAAGCAAGCCGTCAGGTTCATGAGATTGACCGTGAGGTCGCACAGAAACTGCTCAAAGACAATACCTGCGATTTTGTCGCCTGCTTGTGCCAAATCCACGACTTCTTTTGCCTCAAGTAATGGCGTAAAATGGCCATGGGTGATGGATTTTTGCGCTTCGTTGTAAGTCCGTAAAAGTCCCATGACGGCTGCTGCTTTGAAGTTTTGCGAAACATCTTCAAGCTCGCCGACCACTGTGATGCCATTGGTCAGCGCCCACCCAAATTCGCCTGCAATGCCGTGTCCGCCGCGATAAATCTGGTCATTGATGACAATGCCGCCGCCGATGCCTGTGCCAAGCGCCATGACCATGTAATCCGAATAATCCTTGCCAGCACCGAGCCACTTTTCAGCAATGGCAGCTGCATTCGCATCATTTTCCACCACTACAGGCAAGTCTGTCAGTGCTGACAGCTTTTCGCGCAAAGGCAGGCCGTACATTTTTGTCAAGCCGCCAAAATTGACCATGACCCCGTCGCGATTGGGCGTGCCTGGTGCTGAAATGCCAATGCCCGCAAGCTCAAAGCGCACTGACAGACTTTTTGTCATTTCTGTCAGCGCTGACAGAAACGGTTTTTCTTCATCAGGTGTCGGAAATTTACCTTTTTCCAAAATTTCGCCGTCATCAGCGACCACGCCGTATTTGACAAACGTCCCACCGATGTCAAACGCTAAAAAATCACTCATATTGCTTCCTCCAAGCCGTTATGGTCTATTATATCATGATACCAAGCAAAAGAATCTTTCTTGCTGCGGGCAAGTGTGCCATTGCCTTGATTGTCCTTGTCCACATATATCATACCATAGCGCTTCTCCATCTCGCCAGAACCAAAGCTGACAATGTCGATGACGCCCCACGGCGTGTAGCCCATTAGCTCGACGCCGTCTTCATTAACCGCTTTTTCCATCTGCTCAATGTGCGCACGCAGATAGTCAATCCGATAATCGTCATGCACGCTACCGTCCGCTTCTTTCTTGTCATAAGCGCCAAAACCATTTTCCACGATAAATAATGGTTTTTCGTAGCGCTCATACACGGCATTTAACACATAGCGTAAGCCGACAGGGTCAATCTGCCAGCCCCAGTCGCTCGCTTTGATGTAGGGATTTTTGGTCATTTTTGCATTTGGAAAATCTGAAATCATCTGTCCATCAAGCTCCGCAATCGTCGTCTCAGCATTTGACATATAATACGAAAATCCGATATAATCCACCGTTCCATCAGCAAGCGCTTGCAACTCGTCCGCCGAGTAATCCATCTGATAACCCTGCTTTTCCCAGTATTTGAGCGTGTAGCGCGGAATGTGACCGCGTGCGTGAATGTCGCTGTAAAAATAGCGCCGCTCCATGACCTTGACCGCCGCCATCGCATCTAGCGGACTACAAGAATACGCATAAATCGGCACGTAAGCCATCATGCAGCCGATTTGAAAATCAGGATTGATTTCATGCCCAAGCTTGACAACTTTTGCGGAGGCAATCAATTCATTCAACGCCGCTTGAAAGACAACTTCTTCTTTATTTTCATCATCAGCAATCTTCACCGCCGAATTGGTCCAAACATGAAGTGCTGACTGACCGTCCGCTTGGTTATTGATCTCGTTGAAGGTCATCCAATACTTGACCTTGTGCTGATAGCGCGTCATGACGGTTTTGGCATATTTGACAAAAAAGTCAATCAGTTTTTTATTGCGAAATCCGCCGTATTCGGTGTAGAGATGATAGGGAATTTCAAAGTGCGAAAGCGTAATCACAGGTTCAATTCCATTTGCCAAAAGCTCGTCAAACAGCGCGTCATAGAACTGTAAGCCCGCTTCATTTGGCAATTCATCATCGCCATTGGGGAAAATCCGACTCCATGAAATCGACGTCCGAAAGGCCTTTAAACCCAGCTCCTGAAAGAGTTTGATGTCCTCTTTATAATGATGATAAAAATCAATCGCCTCGTGATTTGGATAATATTTGCCACTGACAATTCCGTCAGTAATCTCGCGTTCGACACCATTGCTGCCAGCCGTCATCACGTCCGCACAGGATAGTCCGCGACCGTCCGCGTCATAAGCACCCTCAATCTGATGCGCTGCCACAGCGCCGCCCCAGAGGAAATTTTTTGGAAATTCTTTTGTCATTTTACCACCTCAACTTCGCCAATTTTTTCCGTCAAATCATTGATATAAAACCGAATGACACCAGCCTCCAACTGCTTTTCGCCTTGATTATTCACTGCTGACAGGCTGTCAGTACTGACAGAAAATTCAACACGCTTACTTTCTCCTTTGTCAAGCGCAACTCGTTTGAAATCAAGCAACTCGCGCACAGGCCGAACGATTTTTGACACAGGGTCTTCCATGAAAAGTAAAACGCTTTCTGCTGTGTCATACTCACTTTCATTGGTCAGTAATAAACTGATACTGACAGGCTGTAAGTTCGTCATGACCCTATCTGACAGCCTGATTTCACTCATTTTCACGCGCCCATAGCGCAATCCTTGCCCAAAACTAAACAAAGGACCAATCGGTAAATCTTGATAACGGCTGCTGTAAGTGCTGTCATTAGCAGGACGACCAGAGCGCAACTCATTATAACGCAGCGGTACTTGACTGCTGACCCGCGGAAAACTCATCGGCAAACGACCTGTTGGACTGTCAAGACCAAGCGCCAACTCCGCAATCGCTGACCCTGCTTCATTGCCCAAATACCAAGTCCATAAAAGCGCATCCAGCTCATCAATCACAGTACCAAGCGCAAGCGGACGCCCCGCAAAGCCCAGTCCAATCACTTTCTTGCCCAAAGCTTTCAGGTCAAAAATCAAAGATTGCTGCGCAGCAGGAAGCTCCAGATTGACCGACGAATGCCCCTCGCCCGACTTACCCCACGACTCACCAACTGTGACGAGCACTTTGTCAGTACTGACAAGCACTTCCTCTGGCACCTCGCCAAGAAATTCATAAGCAAAAACCCTGTCAGTGTACTGACGGAAACCATTTTCGACAGAAATCGTCTCTGACACCTTGCCCTTGCAGTTCCAGTTCCCTAGCAACTCCTGTGTTTTGGCAAATGGACCAATGATAAGCACATTGTCATTTTTTGATAAAGGCAAGAGTTCATTGTCATTTTTCAGCAAAACACAGCTTTCCTTTGCTGCATTTCTAGCCGCTTTGACCAGCTCATCAGAGCGCACTATTTCGGCTTCTTTTGCTCCATCAGCAAACGGACGTTCAAACAAGCCCAATTCATTTTTTAAGCTCAAAATTTTCCAAACCGCTGTGTCAATTTTCCCTAGCAATTCAGGCGATTGCTCCACAAAATCCGCACCATGTTTCAAAAAGGTATTCGAGACCATTTCAATCTCAATCCCAGCCTCAAGTGCCAAAAGTCCAGCTGTTGCATCATCAGCCGCTACACCGTGATTTTTCAGCTCACTCACAGCGCCCCAGTCCGAAATCAATAATTCATCAAAATCAAAACGCCCACGCAGAATCTCATCGAGTAGCCATTTAGAAGCCGTGGCAGGCTCCCCATTGAGCGAATTAAACGAAGCCATCACCATTCGAGGTTTAGCCTGCAATGACAGCTCGTAAGTCCGCGCATAAAAGCCGAAAAACTCCTTCATACTCATATCCACACTGGCATAATCACGACCACCATCTGGCGCACCATAAGCCGCAAAATGCTTCAAACAAGCCACCACACCGTCAGGCGCAATCCCACCATCGCGAGAACCTTGATACCCCTCAATCATCGCACGCCCCAGCTCACCAGAAACAATAGCGTCCTCGCCAAAACTCTCCATGACACGCCCCAGCGACTATCACGCACCACATCCGTCATCGGCGAAAAATCCACCTGAATGCCAGAAGCACGCAACTCACAGGCTGTCAGTCGCCCAACATCACGCAGCAACTCGCGGTCAAACGAACTCGCAAGCGCCAAAGGAATCGGAAAAATCGTCCGATACCCATGTATCGCATCATGCATAAACATCAAAGGAATCTTCAATCGACTCTTTGCCAAATACTCCGTCTGCACCGCATTGATCGCCGCAGCCCCAGACACACCAAGCACCGAGCCAATCTGATAAATATTCTCCTGATTAAATCCCAAATCCTCCATCGAAGGACCCGTAATCACCAACTCATCAGCAAACTCCTCGCCCACAAAATGCTCACCCGTCGTCTGCGTCATCTGCCCCAACTTCTCAGCCAAAGTCATTGACTCAAACAACTGTCGTAAATTTTTTTCATCCATTTTTTTACACCTTCAAAACAATAAGCGCCAGAACGATAATAGGAGGAAACCATTCATTCTAGCGCTCATCTTACACTTTTTACTTTTTATGACCAGTCAGCTGAGTTGGAAGTTCTTTTCCTTGCCTCAACTCATCATAGAGAATACACCCTACCAAATGACTCGCATCATCTCCTGAGACATCTGTCGGTTTCAAATCAACCTCATACTCCCGACAGCCCTCATGGACAAAAGCACAACGATCAGCGAAAGGACAACCAGCCCCCAAAGTCGCCATATCAGGCGGCGTTCCAGGAATACCGCCCAACTCTCGCCGCGGTCCATGCAAAGGCGGAAATGAATTAATCAAGCCTTTAGTATAAGGATGCCTCGCGTGCTCATACAAATCCAACGCAGGCCCATCTTCAATAATCTGACCCGCATACATAATCGCAATCCGATCCGCAATCTCAATCAACAAAGACATATCATGCGTGATAAAAATAACCGCAAATCCCAGCTTCTTACGCAACTCCGTAATCTGCTCCACAATCTGTCGCTGCATGACCACATCAAGTGCCGTCGTCGGCTCATCCATGATTAAAACCTTTGGCTCAAGCGCCAAAGCCATCGCAATCATGACCCGTTGTCGCATCCCGCCAGACAGCTGATGAGGAAAAGATTCCAAACGGTCAGGGGAAATTCCCACCATTTCCATCAATTCCACCGCACGCTTTTGCAGCTGCATCTTATCCCAGTCTGGGCGGTGCGCCTGTATGGCATCCTTGATTTGACGTCCCACCTTATACACAGGGTTGAGCGAGTTCATCGCCCCTTGAAAAACGACAGCTTCATCAACCCAGCGTTGTTCACGCAGCTCCTTATCGGACATTTTCAGCAAATCACGTCGTTCGCCATCGACCCCTTTTATCCAAACTTCGCCACTCGTAATCAATCCTGGCGGAGGCAATAAACGCGTCGCACCATAAACCAAAGTTGATTTCCCACAACCCGATTCACCAGCCAAGCCTAAAACCTCTCCCTCATGCAAGGTCAAGCTGACGCCACGCAAAACGTGTGCCGCATCATCTGTATAGCCATAATCTACACTCAAATTCTTAATTTCAAGTACAGGCTCTGCTTTTGAAAAATCTGTCATGATTTTACCTCCTGACCTTTGATGACACGCCCTCGTTCATCATGATTACGATTAGCAATCGGCGTAAAACCAACACGTGGACGAATGCCACGTTTTTTCAAAATCTTAGCGTTCATGCCCGTATTACGCAAGCGTGGATTGACAAATTCATCAATCCCAAAATTAATCAAAGCAAGACTCATCCCAAGAAAAGCCACACAAAGCCCCGCAGGCGCATACCACCACCATTGCCCCGAGGTAAACGCGCCATTATTTTGCGCATAATAAAGTACCGTTCCCCAAGACCAATCTGAAGGCGGGATAATCCCAATATAAGACAAAGTCACAAGTGACATAATCGCAGCCGTTACCGTGCCAATAAAAGTCGAAGCCAAAATCGCTGTCAAGTTTGGCAAAATCTCAAAAATGATAATCCGCCAACGTGACTCGCCAGAAGCACGCGCTGCCTCTACAAAATCACGTGTCCGCAAAGACATCGTTTGCGAGCGCAACACCCGTGCACCCCAAGCCCAGCCCGTAAATGAAATCACTAATACAATCGCGCCAAGTCCCGCATTTTGCATCGTCCCCATGATGATAATAATCAAAGGCAAGCCAGGAATAACCAAGAAAATATTTGTCAACATGGACAACAGCTCATCGCCCCAGCCCGACAAGAAACCAGCCGAGACACCAATAACTGCAGCGAGCACCGTCGCAATCACTCCCGTAGATAAGCTCACCACCATAACGCCACGTGTTCCGATCACTAATTGTGAGAAAATATCCTGTCCCACATTAGTTGTCCCCAAAAGATGTTGCATAGACGGTGCAGCATTTGACAAAGGAGACGTTTTATTTGGGTCAAATGGTGCAAGGATCGGTCCAAAAATTGCGACCAAGATAAAGAAAGCAAAAATACTTAAACCGATGATTGACTTCGTATTTCGTAAGAAAACCATATGCTGTTTTTTTGCCACTTTTGGCTCTGATGTTTGTTTTACTTCAGTCATTTTACCCCTCCTTTCGCGTCCGTGGGTCAAGAAAGGCATAAACCACATCCGCCACAATATTTGCAAGTAGTACCGACATTGTAATCACAAGGAAAATCCCTTGCATCAATGGATAATCGTGATTATTTGTTGCTTGAAGCAGACGATAGCCAATCCCTTGATAATTAAAGACTTGTTCCATAACCAAAGTCCCAGAAACCACAAAACCAAGTGATAAAGCAAACCCAGAAATCTGTGGCAAAATCGCATTTCTTGAAGCATAGCGGAACATAACGACTGATTCTCTCAAACCTTTAGCATGAGCGACCGTCACATAGTCCTCTGAAGAAACCGTGACCATCATATTCCGCATCCCAAGAATCCAACCTGCCATTGAGCTTAAAACAATCGTCAAAGCAGGAAGAAATCCATAATAAGCCACCGAAGAAATAAAAGCACCGTTCAGTCCTGGCATCGCATCAATCGAATAAGATCCGCCTTGTGGGAACCATTGTAATGCTGTTGCAAAAATCGCAATCGCCATCAAGCCAATCCAAAAATAAGGAACAGATGAAAAGAAAGTTGTAATAGGAATCAAAGCATCCCATTTTGTACCACGACGCCAACCCAAAATAATACCAATCGTTGTCCCAATCACAAAAGCAATAATCGTTGCTAAGCCCACCAGACCAATCGTCCAAGGCAAAGATTGAGCAATAATCGTCGAAACTTTTGTCGGATAAGCTTGCAAGGATACACCGAGATTGCCATGAAAAAGCTTGACCCAATAATCAATATATTGTTGCCAAAGGGTTTCATGTGAATCCATTCCAAAAAGTTTACGCAATGAATTAACCGCGTCAACCGAAATTTGTCCCTGATAGCGCGCAATTAATGCTTGCACAGGGTCTCCAGGCATCATTCGCGGAATAAAGAAATTCAACGTTACTGCTGCCCATGCCGTTACGATATAAAAAGTCGCACGACGAATGAAAAATTTCATGAGTTAATCTCCTTATTTTGAGCAATTTTTGCTTTGACTTCATCAGGCAATTCCATATCATGGATTGTTTTAAGTTCACCCTTATCTCCGATATTTACCATCGCTTCAGGATGATCCGTATAAAGCCAACACGCTACTTCTTGGCCCGTCGCAGCTCGTACTGTCGGTGGCACCTCACGCGCGCAAAGCTCCGTAGCAAACGGACAACGTGTCCGAAAACGACAACCTGACGGTGGATCAATCAAGCTTGGTGCTTCCCCGTGTGCCTCGCCTCGCAAAGCATTGAGCGCATCAGGGTCAGGTGCCGAGTTCACCAACAAATCCGTATAAGGATGCGCTGGATGTTGTGTGACCATCTCAGATGGACCACGCTCAATCACCCGTCCTGCGTACATAACCAAAGTCTCATCAGCAAAATACCGAGCCGAAGCCACATCGTGCGTAATATACAAAATCGCAATTCCTTCATTGTCACGCAAATCTTTAAGAAGGTTGAGAATGCCCAGACGAATAGATACATCTAGCATAGAGATTGGCTCATCAGCAAGTAACACTTTAGGATCTGCCGCCAAAGCACGTGCAATAGAAACCCGCTGACGCTGTCCTCCCGAAAGCTCATGAGGAAATTTATCAATATATCGCTCCGCTGGCGTTAATTTTACTCTCTGGAGTAATTCAATCACGGCTTCTTCTAACTTCTTACCACGCAGTCCCTTTTTGTGAATCTGTAAAGCACGCCCAAGAATATAGCGAATTGTATGTACTGCATTCAATGAACCAAAAGGGTCTTGAAAAATCATTTGCACTTGATTGGTATATTCACGAAACCTTTTCCCCGATTTTGCATTGACAGGCTGTCCATTAAGCTCAATCGTACCACTCGTAATCGGCACAAGTTGGCTTAATAATTTTGCGATAGTAGATTTACCAGAGCCAGACTCTCCCACCAGAGCAACCACCTGACCTGCGTACAAATCAAGGCTGACATCATCTGTCGCGTGCACGACCTTATCCCGTTTAATCCCACCAACCGGAAAGTGCTTAACGATGTGTTTTGCACTCAAAACTGGACTTTCATTTGTTTCACGAGAAGATTCCGTTGCTTTTGAATTTATTGTAGTTTTCATATTTTCTTTCACTGGCAATTTAGCACCTTCTTTTTAAATTAAAGTTCTTCAGAAACTCTTTTACTTTTGCAAACGGAGTTTGATGAAAAAATAAAGTTTATAAATACATTTATTACTATAAATTATTCGCTACAAGATGCTTTAACGAATAACTACTTCATAGTGTAAAACTCACACCATGACATCTATCTTTAAAATTCCAGTGAATCTTAAAGATGGATTAACATAGTAAAGAAAAGGCTCAAAAGAACCCTTTCTGCTTACTTCTTCTTTTATTTGATTCAGTTACTTGCTGGTTTTAGTTTAGTTAAAACTAAGGTTTCAGCTGGCGTTGTCATATTGATATCTGTATATGGATTTTCTTTCGTTGGCCATCCCGTGTAGTATCTTTCTGTATAATTTCCCCAAACTGGAACTTCAAGTACAGGAATAACTGGAACTTGTTCTACATATACCTTTTGAATCGTGGCAAGGTCTTTCGTTCTTTGTGCATCAGAAGTGGCATTAGCATAATCTTTCAGAGCAGCTGAGGCTTCTGGATTTTGGAAACGACCAAAATTATAGGTTGCAACTTGCCCAAGTGGTTTGTAGAAAGATTGGTCCATTGAATCAAGGTAGATGTTATATGGAGTAAATCCAGAATCTGTCCAGTGAAGCGCACCATCAAAGTTCCCCTTAGAAATTTGATCATTCCATGTATCATAAGATGGATTTTGAACTGTGACTTTCGCACCCAAAGACTCAATTTCAGAACCAATAAGTTGAAGCTCTGCATCATAGTCTGACCAACCTGCTGGGTCTGTCAACATGACTGTTACTGCATTACCTTTTGCATCCTTCAATCCATTCTTAGTACCCACTCCTGTGTAGCCGGCTTTTGTAAGAATTGTTTTTGCATCAGAAAGACTCGTCTTGAAAGTTTGTCCTGTATAATCTGACGAGATAAAATCTTTACCTGATTCTGGAAGCCCTGTAACACTCGTAATTGGGCTTGATGCACCTGTAGTTCCTTGTTGAGAAAGTTGTGCGCGGTCAATCACTGTTGACACTGCTTGACGGAAACTAAGATTTGAAAAAGCCCCTTTGGCATCATTGGTAAATAACGTTGTGTTACCAAGTGTTGATGGATACCATGCTTTATTCGCTTTATTTTTGCCAAC from the Lactococcus allomyrinae genome contains:
- a CDS encoding ABC transporter ATP-binding protein is translated as MTDFSKAEPVLEIKNLSVDYGYTDDAAHVLRGVSLTLHEGEVLGLAGESGCGKSTLVYGATRLLPPPGLITSGEVWIKGVDGERRDLLKMSDKELREQRWVDEAVVFQGAMNSLNPVYKVGRQIKDAIQAHRPDWDKMQLQKRAVELMEMVGISPDRLESFPHQLSGGMRQRVMIAMALALEPKVLIMDEPTTALDVVMQRQIVEQITELRKKLGFAVIFITHDMSLLIEIADRIAIMYAGQIIEDGPALDLYEHARHPYTKGLINSFPPLHGPRRELGGIPGTPPDMATLGAGCPFADRCAFVHEGCREYEVDLKPTDVSGDDASHLVGCILYDELRQGKELPTQLTGHKK
- a CDS encoding ABC transporter permease yields the protein MTEVKQTSEPKVAKKQHMVFLRNTKSIIGLSIFAFFILVAIFGPILAPFDPNKTSPLSNAAPSMQHLLGTTNVGQDIFSQLVIGTRGVMVVSLSTGVIATVLAAVIGVSAGFLSGWGDELLSMLTNIFLVIPGLPLIIIIMGTMQNAGLGAIVLVISFTGWAWGARVLRSQTMSLRTRDFVEAARASGESRWRIIIFEILPNLTAILASTFIGTVTAAIMSLVTLSYIGIIPPSDWSWGTVLYYAQNNGAFTSGQWWWYAPAGLCVAFLGMSLALINFGIDEFVNPRLRNTGMNAKILKKRGIRPRVGFTPIANRNHDERGRVIKGQEVKS
- a CDS encoding ABC transporter permease; the encoded protein is MKFFIRRATFYIVTAWAAVTLNFFIPRMMPGDPVQALIARYQGQISVDAVNSLRKLFGMDSHETLWQQYIDYWVKLFHGNLGVSLQAYPTKVSTIIAQSLPWTIGLVGLATIIAFVIGTTIGIILGWRRGTKWDALIPITTFFSSVPYFWIGLMAIAIFATALQWFPQGGSYSIDAMPGLNGAFISSVAYYGFLPALTIVLSSMAGWILGMRNMMVTVSSEDYVTVAHAKGLRESVVMFRYASRNAILPQISGFALSLGFVVSGTLVMEQVFNYQGIGYRLLQATNNHDYPLMQGIFLVITMSVLLANIVADVVYAFLDPRTRKEG
- a CDS encoding ABC transporter ATP-binding protein: MKTTINSKATESSRETNESPVLSAKHIVKHFPVGGIKRDKVVHATDDVSLDLYAGQVVALVGESGSGKSTIAKLLSQLVPITSGTIELNGQPVNAKSGKRFREYTNQVQMIFQDPFGSLNAVHTIRYILGRALQIHKKGLRGKKLEEAVIELLQRVKLTPAERYIDKFPHELSGGQRQRVSIARALAADPKVLLADEPISMLDVSIRLGILNLLKDLRDNEGIAILYITHDVASARYFADETLVMYAGRVIERGPSEMVTQHPAHPYTDLLVNSAPDPDALNALRGEAHGEAPSLIDPPSGCRFRTRCPFATELCAREVPPTVRAATGQEVACWLYTDHPEAMVNIGDKGELKTIHDMELPDEVKAKIAQNKEINS
- a CDS encoding ABC transporter substrate-binding protein, which encodes MVGKNKANKAWYPSTLGNTTLFTNDAKGAFSNLSFRQAVSTVIDRAQLSQQGTTGASSPITSVTGLPESGKDFISSDYTGQTFKTSLSDAKTILTKAGYTGVGTKNGLKDAKGNAVTVMLTDPAGWSDYDAELQLIGSEIESLGAKVTVQNPSYDTWNDQISKGNFDGALHWTDSGFTPYNIYLDSMDQSFYKPLGQVATYNFGRFQNPEASAALKDYANATSDAQRTKDLATIQKVYVEQVPVIPVLEVPVWGNYTERYYTGWPTKENPYTDINMTTPAETLVLTKLKPASN